The segment AGTAATTAGAGAACATTATAAAACCTCCTTGTGAATGGCTGCTTGTTACTTCCATTTAATCACAAGGAGGTTTTCTTTTTTATTGTTAAATTATTACCAATTTTTTTGTGTCAACAAGAAAGTTTTACTTTGATGCAACACTAGATCTTTAACTTCAAATTTTTATTTATTTTTTGCACATCTACGTTAAGATTATTTACTTATTTTAAATTTCTCTATTTCAACTTTAAGTTTTTTAGCTAAATCTTTAATGTGCTGAGTATGTAATGTTATTTGACTAAAACCAGATAATTGTTCTTCTGTAGCTGCTGATATTTCCTCTACATTTGTTACTGTTTCTTGAGTTACTGAAGATATATTATTTACTAAATCAATTATTTCATTTTTATTGTTTTTAACTTCCAGAGTGTTTTCCTGTATCTTATTTATTTCAGCAGTAAGCAACTTAAGTGATTCCGTTGTACTATTAAATATTTCATTTGTACTTTTAATAGTTTTATTTTGTTCTTCAATTATTCCATTAAAGTCATTCATAGCGTTTACTGCTTTATTTGATTTTAATTGTATATTTTTAAGTAACTCTTTTATATCTTCTGTTGCATTTGAAGTTCCTTCTGAAAGTTTTCTTATTTCCTCAGCTACAACAGAAAATCCCTTTCCTGCTTCTCCAGCCCTTGCTGCTTCGATACTTGCATTTAACGCCAATAAATTGGTTTGATCCGCTATGCTATTTATTAAACCTATAATTTGCTGTGCATTATTAACATACTTATTTGCATCTTGTATTTCCACTGATATTTGCATAGTTTTTTCATTACTTTCATTAGTTTTGGAATCTAATAAATTCATAATTTCTATACCTTTTTCAGCTAAGCTGCTTGTATTATTAGATATATTAAATACCTCAAAAACAACATTATTTGACTCATCTATTTTATTTCCTAAATTATTTGTTTTTTCTACTATAGTTTCGACATCCGTAGATTGGTTAAAAATCTTTGAAGTTATTTGATCTATGTTTTTAGTTACATCACTTGTTACATTATTAGCTTGTTCTGACATTTGCGCAACTGAATCAGATACTTTATTTAAATTTGAAAAACTATCACCAATTTCCATCAAAATATTTCTAACATCATTCTGCATTTTATCAATAGCTTGTCCTAAGACTCCAAATTCATCTTTTCTATTTATAAAACTTTCCGGCAATTTTATTGTAAAATCACCAGTTGCAATAGATTTTATGTGATTCGTGGCTATTAATAATGGTTTGGTAAACCTATTCAAAATTATATATAAAACTACTAATATAACTAATGAACAAATTAAAGTAATAAAATCTACATACAAATTTATTGACTTTACTTCTTTCATTACCTTTGCTTTTGGAATATCCACAACAAGGGACCATGGAGTAGCTATATTTTTAATAACAATGGGTGAGAATATCCTATATACGTCTGTATTTAAATAAATATTATGAGTAAGTTCTTGAGATTTTTCACCTGATTGTATAACTTTTAATATTTTTTTCATTTTATCTTCATTTTTTTTACCAATTTCTGTTAATTTTTTACCCAATACTTTTTTATCTGGATTTGTAACATAAGTTCCATTATTAGATATTAAGCTTATGTCTAACTGAGAATTATTTTTAAGAAGTTCCATAACTTGCTGTTCTAAAGAATCTAATGACAAATCAATTCCTACTGCACCAATAAATTTACCATTATTGAATATAGGCGTTATTACACTAGTTAATAAAACATCTTTTCCTTCTATTTTATCTAAATACGGATCAAGTAATACAGATTTCTTATCATGTTTCATAGTTTCAAAAAATTTACCCGGTGTATAATCTGCTTCCATTGACTCAGAAATTATTTCATCACCTTTTTTAACAAAAAAGGTTACATACCTTCCATCGGATGGATATCCATGTTTACTAGCAAACTTAGAATCTTCTCCTTCAAAACAATTTGATTCACCCACTACCCATACAGCGGTTATATTTTTATTGTTTTTTAAAACAGCTTTCTGAATACTATTTAGTTGAACTCTAGTAACATTTCCATATTTGATAGCTCCATCAATTGTTGATGATAACGTATACGCTGTTTGAAGTGTACTATCTAACCTTTGCTGTATTCCTTGACCATACTTATAAGCCAAATTATCGGCTTCTATAAACGCCTTTTTTTGAACTAATGATTTTGTTTTTTCACTAATTACAAAATCAAAACACATAAAAGATATTGTTAGAATTACTAAGATCATTATACATGTTTTTGCTTTTACACTTTTTATTTTCATCACTTATGCCTCCAGTCAAATAATATGTAGTTAATTATATTTTATACCTTTATTTTTATAAATTCAACATTTTTTGCCAATTTACATCATTCTTTTTTATTACCTATAATTACAATTTGAAGACAAGGAATTTTTAAAGACTGTTAAAGTGTTAATTAAGGGTATATTGTTTAATAAAAGTATATTTAATGTTTTCTTTGTTACGATTATACTAGGGAGAATATTAAAGAAAAGAGTTATGCTATTTAGCAAGTGAGTCCAACATGTCCTCACTAGGAACCCAGGGTGAAAAAAATTACAAATATAGGTAATAAGCGATTAAAAACTTTACTTGTTGTTAATAATTAGTAAAAAAGATTACAAGAGGTGGGGTGAATGACTAGAAAAAGAGAATGGTACGAAGGAGCAGTACATCACGTTACAGTAAGAGGAAACAGACGAAATAATATATTTAGAGATAAAGCGGATTAAACCTTCATTTTGGACAATATCTAATTAATTCTTTATTTTTCTTATAATTACACCCTTACTTCTATATTAGTTAGTTGCTCTCCAAAATAAAGGTGATAAAATTCATTAGGTGGCATGTATCTTAAACTAGAATGTAATCTCCTGTTATTATAAAAATTTATAAAATCGTTTACTATCCTATATGCTTCTTCATAACTCTGAAATTCATTACTTTTAAAACATTCATCTTCAAGTATTCTGTGGAAAGATTCCACATGTGCATTTTTATTTGGTGTTTTTACTGGTATTCTTTCATGATGTAAATTAAGTTCTTCTGAGCATTCTTTAAATTTATAACTTACAAATTGAGGACCATTATCTGTTCGTATAATTGGCTTTGCAGCACCTTCCATAAAGAGATTCCTTCTAATTAAGCTTTTCCTTAATAATGCGGTAGCATCCTTAGCTTCACAATGAAACCCTATATGATAATCTATAATACTTCTATCGAAGATATCTATAATATTGAGCATATAGAAAAATTTATCTTCTCCTTCTATATATCCATATTTGATATCCATTTCCCATAACTGATTTGAACCAGTTATAATTCTATTAATAGCAATGCTACGCTTAACTTTAGGCTTTATAACCCTTTGATTTTTTAGAACATCAAGTTCTTTGCATAGCCTGTATACTTTCTTATGGTTTACAATAAGCCCATATTCACGTTTTAGATAATGCATTATTTTCCTATAACCATAATTTATAGCATCACCCTCTATAGATTCTAA is part of the Haloimpatiens sp. FM7315 genome and harbors:
- a CDS encoding methyl-accepting chemotaxis protein → MKIKSVKAKTCIMILVILTISFMCFDFVISEKTKSLVQKKAFIEADNLAYKYGQGIQQRLDSTLQTAYTLSSTIDGAIKYGNVTRVQLNSIQKAVLKNNKNITAVWVVGESNCFEGEDSKFASKHGYPSDGRYVTFFVKKGDEIISESMEADYTPGKFFETMKHDKKSVLLDPYLDKIEGKDVLLTSVITPIFNNGKFIGAVGIDLSLDSLEQQVMELLKNNSQLDISLISNNGTYVTNPDKKVLGKKLTEIGKKNEDKMKKILKVIQSGEKSQELTHNIYLNTDVYRIFSPIVIKNIATPWSLVVDIPKAKVMKEVKSINLYVDFITLICSLVILVVLYIILNRFTKPLLIATNHIKSIATGDFTIKLPESFINRKDEFGVLGQAIDKMQNDVRNILMEIGDSFSNLNKVSDSVAQMSEQANNVTSDVTKNIDQITSKIFNQSTDVETIVEKTNNLGNKIDESNNVVFEVFNISNNTSSLAEKGIEIMNLLDSKTNESNEKTMQISVEIQDANKYVNNAQQIIGLINSIADQTNLLALNASIEAARAGEAGKGFSVVAEEIRKLSEGTSNATEDIKELLKNIQLKSNKAVNAMNDFNGIIEEQNKTIKSTNEIFNSTTESLKLLTAEINKIQENTLEVKNNKNEIIDLVNNISSVTQETVTNVEEISAATEEQLSGFSQITLHTQHIKDLAKKLKVEIEKFKISK
- a CDS encoding IS3 family transposase, translated to MKDKVAVAKKYIEQGYNAVFVLKVARLSRSTYYYNLSVEGKEKYRPLGGNPRGYSLTEKGKKICDDEIKEYILESIEGDAINYGYRKIMHYLKREYGLIVNHKKVYRLCKELDVLKNQRVIKPKVKRSIAINRIITGSNQLWEMDIKYGYIEGEDKFFYMLNIIDIFDRSIIDYHIGFHCEAKDATALLRKSLIRRNLFMEGAAKPIIRTDNGPQFVSYKFKECSEELNLHHERIPVKTPNKNAHVESFHRILEDECFKSNEFQSYEEAYRIVNDFINFYNNRRLHSSLRYMPPNEFYHLYFGEQLTNIEVRV